In Agelaius phoeniceus isolate bAgePho1 chromosome 18, bAgePho1.hap1, whole genome shotgun sequence, one genomic interval encodes:
- the RNF34 gene encoding E3 ubiquitin-protein ligase RNF34 isoform X1, with product MFPHAGATSMWASCCGLLNEVMGTGAVRGQQAGFGGGAGPFRFTPSTGFSAYPAPAAASTNIVCKACGLSFSVFRKKHVCCDCKKDFCSVCSVLQENLRRCSTCHLLQETAFQRPQLMRLKVKDLRQYLILRNIPTDTCREKEDLVELVLCHHGLGTERDMDAGSLRSSRSQSSAFFTHPFSTSVSSPGEAASRRGSTGSGTPPRGQTETSVNNEEEESAEEQTPGLGRKRARASLSDISSLEDIEGMSVRQLKEILACNFVNYSGCCEKWELVEKVSRLYRESEENHKTQGERMQLNEDDDSLCRICMDAVIDCVLLECGHMVTCTKCGKRMSECPICRQYVVRAVHVFKS from the exons ATGTTTCCACAT GCGGGAGCTACGTCCATGTGGGCTTCCTGCTGCGGCTTGCTGAATGAAGTCATGGGCACGGGAGCAGTGCGTGGCCAGCAGGCTGGCTTTGGGGGAGGCGCTGGTCCCTTCAGGTTCACACCCAGCACGGGCTTCTCAGCttacccagctcctgctgcagccagcaccaACATCGTCTGCAAGGCCTGTGGACTTTCCTTCTCggttttcaggaaaaaa CACGTGTGTTGTGACTGCAAAAAGGATTTTTGCTCAGTTTGTTCAGTCCTCCAAGAGAATCTCAGGAGATGTTCCACCTGTCACTTGCTGCAAGAAACGGCCTTCCAGCGCCCCCAGCTCATGAGACTGAAAGTGAAGGACCTGCGGCAGTACCTGATCCTCAGGAACATCCCCACggacacctgcagggagaaGGAGGACCTGGTGGAGCTGGTGCTGTGCCACCACGGCCTGGGGACAGAGCGGGACATGGACGCTGGCAGCCTGCGCTCATCCCGGTCCCAGAGCTCGGCCTTCTTCACCCATCCCTTCTCCACCTCCGTGTCCAGCCCAGGAGAAGCTGCCAGCAGaagggggagcacagggagtgGAACACCTCCACGG GGACAAACTGAAACATCTGTAAAtaatgaagaagaagaaagtgcAGAAGAGCAG AccccggggctgggcaggaagaGAGCCAGGGCCTCCCTGTCCGACATCTCCAGTCTGGAGGACATCGAAGGGATGAGCGTGCGGCAGCTGAAGGAAATCCTCGCCTGCAACTTCGTCAACTACTCAGgatgctgtgaaaaatgggaacTTGTGGAAAAAGTGAGCAGACTGTACAGAGAGAGTGAGGAGAACCACAAGACAC AAGGGGAGAGGATGCAGCTGAACGAGGACGACGACAGCCTGTGCCGGATCTGCATGGACGCCGTGATCGACTGCGTGCTGCTGGAGTGCGGCCACATGGTCACCTGCACCAAGTGCGGCAAGAGGATGAGCGAGTGCCCCATCTGCCGGCAGTACGTCGTGCGGGCCGTGCACGTCTTCAAATCCTAA
- the RNF34 gene encoding E3 ubiquitin-protein ligase RNF34 isoform X2: MKAGATSMWASCCGLLNEVMGTGAVRGQQAGFGGGAGPFRFTPSTGFSAYPAPAAASTNIVCKACGLSFSVFRKKHVCCDCKKDFCSVCSVLQENLRRCSTCHLLQETAFQRPQLMRLKVKDLRQYLILRNIPTDTCREKEDLVELVLCHHGLGTERDMDAGSLRSSRSQSSAFFTHPFSTSVSSPGEAASRRGSTGSGTPPRGQTETSVNNEEEESAEEQTPGLGRKRARASLSDISSLEDIEGMSVRQLKEILACNFVNYSGCCEKWELVEKVSRLYRESEENHKTQGERMQLNEDDDSLCRICMDAVIDCVLLECGHMVTCTKCGKRMSECPICRQYVVRAVHVFKS; the protein is encoded by the exons aTGAAG GCGGGAGCTACGTCCATGTGGGCTTCCTGCTGCGGCTTGCTGAATGAAGTCATGGGCACGGGAGCAGTGCGTGGCCAGCAGGCTGGCTTTGGGGGAGGCGCTGGTCCCTTCAGGTTCACACCCAGCACGGGCTTCTCAGCttacccagctcctgctgcagccagcaccaACATCGTCTGCAAGGCCTGTGGACTTTCCTTCTCggttttcaggaaaaaa CACGTGTGTTGTGACTGCAAAAAGGATTTTTGCTCAGTTTGTTCAGTCCTCCAAGAGAATCTCAGGAGATGTTCCACCTGTCACTTGCTGCAAGAAACGGCCTTCCAGCGCCCCCAGCTCATGAGACTGAAAGTGAAGGACCTGCGGCAGTACCTGATCCTCAGGAACATCCCCACggacacctgcagggagaaGGAGGACCTGGTGGAGCTGGTGCTGTGCCACCACGGCCTGGGGACAGAGCGGGACATGGACGCTGGCAGCCTGCGCTCATCCCGGTCCCAGAGCTCGGCCTTCTTCACCCATCCCTTCTCCACCTCCGTGTCCAGCCCAGGAGAAGCTGCCAGCAGaagggggagcacagggagtgGAACACCTCCACGG GGACAAACTGAAACATCTGTAAAtaatgaagaagaagaaagtgcAGAAGAGCAG AccccggggctgggcaggaagaGAGCCAGGGCCTCCCTGTCCGACATCTCCAGTCTGGAGGACATCGAAGGGATGAGCGTGCGGCAGCTGAAGGAAATCCTCGCCTGCAACTTCGTCAACTACTCAGgatgctgtgaaaaatgggaacTTGTGGAAAAAGTGAGCAGACTGTACAGAGAGAGTGAGGAGAACCACAAGACAC AAGGGGAGAGGATGCAGCTGAACGAGGACGACGACAGCCTGTGCCGGATCTGCATGGACGCCGTGATCGACTGCGTGCTGCTGGAGTGCGGCCACATGGTCACCTGCACCAAGTGCGGCAAGAGGATGAGCGAGTGCCCCATCTGCCGGCAGTACGTCGTGCGGGCCGTGCACGTCTTCAAATCCTAA